A window of the Terriglobales bacterium genome harbors these coding sequences:
- a CDS encoding DUF2264 domain-containing protein: MNTRREFLTSTISCGIAGLCSSSASTAITAAIPNGETRSYWLTVLEKVALPVLDGLAKRRLKKVMPVEAAYPGDRAKYTHLEAFGRLLAGIAPWLGATGLDQSEGTRQGHLLNLTYASLDAATDPRSPDFMNFSDGNQPLVDAAFLAEGILRARDALWNRLDQRVKRQLIDALKSSRSIPTPDKNNWVMFAATVEAALHVFGEQTIEDRLERCVERMLSWYKGDGVYGDGEFFHFDYYNSFVIHPMLVDVLAVLQQKDTKDASQYQSELKRARRYAEIQERLIAPDGTYPAVGRSITYRFGAFHALAQMAWMHELPELVTPAQVRCALTAVIRKQIEAPGTFDENGWLRIGFAGHQPTLAEGYISTGSLYLCATAFLPLGLPPSDPFWNSADAPWTSQQMWSGKALPADHALVDGK, from the coding sequence ATGAACACGCGCAGAGAATTTCTCACGTCCACGATCTCCTGCGGCATTGCCGGACTCTGCTCCTCGTCGGCCTCCACCGCCATCACAGCTGCGATCCCGAATGGGGAAACACGCTCCTACTGGCTCACTGTTCTGGAAAAAGTCGCTCTACCCGTTCTCGACGGCCTAGCGAAGCGCCGATTAAAGAAAGTGATGCCGGTCGAGGCTGCCTATCCCGGCGATCGTGCCAAGTACACACATCTCGAGGCCTTTGGTCGGTTGCTCGCGGGCATCGCTCCATGGCTTGGCGCCACTGGACTGGATCAATCCGAAGGCACACGGCAAGGACATCTCCTCAACCTCACCTATGCCTCTCTCGATGCTGCTACCGATCCCCGCTCCCCGGATTTTATGAATTTTTCTGACGGCAATCAGCCGCTGGTAGATGCAGCGTTCCTAGCGGAAGGCATTTTGCGTGCTCGCGATGCTCTATGGAACCGGCTGGATCAGCGCGTGAAGCGTCAACTTATCGACGCGCTGAAATCCTCGCGCTCGATTCCCACTCCCGATAAAAATAATTGGGTAATGTTCGCCGCGACGGTTGAAGCTGCGCTACACGTTTTCGGTGAGCAGACGATCGAAGATCGTCTTGAGCGCTGTGTCGAACGGATGCTGAGTTGGTACAAAGGCGATGGCGTTTACGGCGACGGAGAGTTCTTCCACTTCGACTACTACAACAGTTTCGTGATTCATCCCATGCTGGTCGACGTGTTGGCCGTGCTGCAGCAGAAAGACACGAAGGATGCTTCGCAGTACCAGAGTGAACTGAAGCGTGCTCGCCGTTATGCGGAAATTCAAGAGAGGCTGATCGCACCAGACGGGACTTACCCTGCGGTCGGTCGTTCAATTACTTACCGCTTCGGGGCCTTCCACGCGCTTGCGCAGATGGCATGGATGCACGAACTTCCCGAGCTGGTGACACCGGCGCAGGTCCGTTGCGCTCTCACTGCTGTCATTCGTAAACAGATCGAGGCGCCGGGAACATTTGACGAAAACGGTTGGCTCCGCATTGGATTCGCCGGACACCAGCCGACATTAGCTGAAGGCTACATTTCAACCGGCAGTTTGTATCTCTGCGCAACCGCATTCTTGCCGCTCGGACTGCCTCCGTCCGACCCATTCTGGAACAGCGCTGACGCGCCGTGGACGTCACAACAAATGTGGTCGGGAAAAGCGCTTCCGGCGGATCATGCGCTCGTTGATGGGAAATGA
- a CDS encoding APC family permease — MSSGSQILTPSNRVRIVVASSVALTFISYWRAAAIVLNDLGSSAYYVGGIAEDAFGRSAPWFILGVMLFSFAVRAVYVESCSMFVRGGVYRVVKEALGGTLAKLSVSALMFDYILTGPISGVSAGQYIAGLVNELFSKADAHGWIGPGIHAMFHGTPQLNVNTASVVICLAVTLYYWWENIKGIEESSDKALRVMQITSIMVVLLLGWAVITLLKRGGELPPWPTPSNLHFNETSLGFLQHTSVASAFGLFGILMAFGHSVLAMSGEETLAQVNREIAHPKLKNLKRAAIIVAIYSFLFTGVGTLLAVMIIPQQVPVASYENNLLAELVMWFNGPLVLRLLFRTFVVVVGFLILSGAINTSIIGSNGVLNRVSEDGVLTDWFRKPQRKYGTSYRIVNLIVGLQIITILLSRGDVNVLGEAYAFGVIWSFTFNSFAMLVLRFKYKGERGWKVPPNIRIFGKEIPLGLLSVFMVLLTTALVNLATKKVATVSGVMFAAAFFVIFTISEHTNAKKFKHAEKEMKEHFQLLHEERIEREAVGVRPDCTLVTVRDYNTLLQLRWVLQSTDTTENDVVVLAARLTGPGSGEVDLSSEQIFSDHEQTLFTKCVSIAESYGKHISLMVVPARDVFSAIVQTANSLGAARVVAGLSTKMTAEEQAFRMGQAWEGALPPKHQFVFQVVLPGPEVRSFRIGPHNPDLKTEDVMLVHRLWLDARRQSGMEELHHHDIVTLALTRLASDYSRDRQSILKDLRGTSDGVIGKTPARIGPSGKPLPNPVPPTEPRRH, encoded by the coding sequence ATGTCCTCTGGTTCCCAGATACTCACGCCTTCCAACCGGGTACGAATCGTAGTCGCCTCTTCGGTGGCGCTTACGTTTATCTCGTATTGGCGCGCAGCTGCCATCGTTCTCAACGATCTGGGATCATCCGCTTATTACGTCGGCGGCATCGCCGAAGACGCGTTTGGACGCTCTGCTCCCTGGTTCATTTTGGGAGTGATGCTCTTCTCGTTCGCGGTCCGCGCAGTGTACGTCGAGAGCTGCTCGATGTTCGTGCGCGGCGGCGTCTATCGCGTAGTCAAGGAAGCGCTCGGCGGGACCTTGGCGAAGCTCAGCGTCTCCGCGCTGATGTTTGACTACATCCTCACTGGTCCCATTTCGGGAGTATCTGCGGGCCAGTACATCGCCGGTCTCGTTAACGAGCTTTTCAGCAAAGCGGACGCCCACGGCTGGATCGGCCCGGGCATCCACGCGATGTTTCACGGGACACCGCAGCTAAATGTGAATACTGCGTCGGTCGTGATCTGTCTTGCGGTCACGCTTTATTACTGGTGGGAAAACATCAAAGGCATCGAGGAATCGAGCGACAAGGCCCTCCGCGTAATGCAGATCACCAGCATCATGGTCGTGCTCCTGCTCGGCTGGGCGGTGATCACGCTGTTAAAGCGAGGTGGCGAGCTGCCGCCGTGGCCGACGCCTTCGAACCTGCACTTCAACGAGACCTCGCTCGGATTCCTGCAGCACACCAGTGTCGCCAGTGCGTTTGGCCTTTTCGGCATCCTTATGGCCTTTGGGCACTCTGTGCTGGCCATGAGCGGCGAAGAGACCCTGGCCCAAGTAAATCGCGAAATCGCGCATCCGAAGCTGAAGAACCTGAAGCGCGCCGCGATCATCGTCGCCATCTACAGCTTCCTATTTACTGGAGTGGGCACGCTGCTCGCGGTGATGATCATCCCGCAGCAAGTGCCAGTCGCGAGCTACGAGAACAATCTCCTGGCAGAGCTGGTGATGTGGTTCAACGGCCCGCTGGTGCTCCGACTGCTCTTCCGCACGTTCGTCGTCGTCGTTGGTTTCCTGATCCTCTCCGGCGCGATCAATACCTCGATCATTGGATCGAATGGCGTGTTGAATCGTGTATCAGAAGATGGAGTTCTGACCGACTGGTTCCGCAAGCCGCAGCGTAAATACGGGACCAGCTATCGCATCGTCAATCTGATCGTCGGCCTGCAGATCATCACGATTCTGCTCAGCCGAGGCGACGTCAATGTCCTGGGCGAGGCGTATGCGTTTGGCGTGATCTGGAGTTTCACCTTCAATAGCTTCGCCATGCTGGTGCTGCGCTTCAAGTACAAAGGCGAGCGCGGCTGGAAGGTTCCTCCGAATATACGGATCTTCGGTAAAGAGATCCCGCTCGGTCTTCTCTCAGTATTCATGGTGCTGCTCACGACCGCATTGGTGAATCTCGCGACCAAGAAGGTAGCGACCGTCAGCGGCGTGATGTTCGCCGCGGCGTTCTTCGTCATTTTCACTATCTCCGAGCACACGAATGCAAAGAAGTTCAAGCACGCGGAAAAGGAGATGAAGGAGCACTTTCAACTACTCCACGAAGAGCGCATCGAGCGTGAAGCCGTCGGCGTGCGTCCGGATTGCACGCTCGTCACCGTTCGTGACTACAACACGCTGTTGCAATTGCGTTGGGTGCTGCAGAGTACCGACACAACGGAGAATGATGTGGTCGTCCTTGCCGCAAGACTTACTGGACCGGGCAGCGGCGAGGTCGATCTCTCCAGCGAGCAGATCTTCAGCGATCATGAGCAGACGCTGTTCACCAAGTGCGTCAGCATCGCAGAAAGCTATGGAAAGCACATTTCTCTGATGGTCGTCCCAGCACGCGATGTGTTTTCCGCGATTGTGCAGACGGCGAATTCGCTGGGAGCCGCACGCGTGGTGGCTGGATTGTCAACGAAGATGACCGCCGAGGAGCAGGCGTTCCGCATGGGGCAGGCTTGGGAAGGTGCATTGCCTCCGAAACATCAGTTTGTGTTTCAAGTCGTACTGCCAGGTCCGGAAGTGCGGAGCTTCCGTATTGGCCCGCACAATCCTGACTTAAAAACTGAAGACGTGATGCTCGTCCATCGCCTATGGCTCGACGCGCGGAGACAATCGGGCATGGAGGAGTTGCATCATCACGATATCGTCACACTTGCGCTCACTCGCCTTGCATCCGACTACTCGCGCGACCGCCAGAGCATTCTGAAAGATCTGCGCGGAACCAGCGACGGTGTGATTGGCAAGACTCCTGCCCGTATCGGTCCAAGCGGCAAGCCTTTGCCGAATCCAGTCCCACCGACAGAGCCGCGACGGCATTAA
- a CDS encoding glutamine synthetase family protein translates to MSNELRNFLAIPYDELEQLNLDAKEKRKQRVPFHEVQEERLRYLTDEKRIKAVTVLFSDLEGRLHMLDYDKKFLLRAYDNLTFDGSSIRGFTAQRESDLRLGIDWAAFYWAPADIFGPGKVLVFGDVIDKGGTPYTADIRGMFKEWAQALHKNEGLTLNAANEIEGFLFEGADAERRYHETAKFNYVNTGGYYHSLPGDPLRSFIDTTAEVQRAMGFQNEKDHPEVAPSQFEINYSYGEAVAAADQIQLYKLICRQVATKMGYTASFLPKPVVGVNGSGMHTNVSVSKNGKNTFWDPKGEEKLSKNGWGFIDRILTHANDICLMLNASVNAYRRLDPHFEAPNQIKASPVDRGSMIRIPIGNEKTSRVEVRSVGPDANPYMVMYSVFRTGLEGDVSKIKNLRQAERYLPDNIYTAIDNFLGAEWTTKMLGADVKGRYADLKKASADRCPRLLGTFVKTPEVQYHHDVYNQYLWNLF, encoded by the coding sequence ATGTCGAACGAACTTCGAAATTTTCTCGCCATTCCTTACGACGAATTGGAACAACTGAATCTGGACGCGAAGGAGAAGCGCAAACAGCGAGTTCCGTTCCACGAGGTGCAGGAAGAGCGTCTTCGTTATCTCACTGACGAGAAGCGCATCAAGGCCGTTACCGTCTTATTCAGCGACCTCGAAGGCCGTCTGCACATGCTCGACTACGACAAGAAATTCCTGCTGCGCGCCTACGACAACCTCACATTCGACGGTTCTTCGATTCGCGGCTTCACTGCGCAGCGCGAGAGCGATCTGCGCCTGGGAATCGATTGGGCAGCGTTTTATTGGGCTCCAGCCGACATCTTCGGTCCGGGAAAAGTTCTCGTTTTTGGCGACGTGATCGACAAGGGCGGAACACCTTATACAGCCGACATTCGCGGCATGTTCAAAGAGTGGGCGCAAGCTCTCCACAAGAACGAAGGGCTCACGCTCAATGCCGCCAACGAAATCGAAGGCTTCCTGTTTGAAGGAGCGGATGCGGAACGCCGATATCACGAGACCGCCAAATTCAACTACGTGAACACGGGCGGCTATTACCACTCCCTGCCGGGCGATCCGCTGCGCAGCTTCATCGATACAACTGCAGAAGTGCAGCGTGCCATGGGATTCCAGAATGAGAAGGATCACCCGGAAGTCGCTCCTTCTCAATTTGAAATTAACTATAGTTACGGCGAAGCCGTAGCCGCCGCTGATCAGATTCAACTCTACAAACTAATCTGCCGCCAAGTCGCTACCAAAATGGGATATACGGCGTCGTTCCTACCTAAGCCAGTCGTCGGGGTAAACGGCAGCGGAATGCACACCAACGTCTCTGTTAGTAAAAACGGAAAGAACACTTTCTGGGATCCAAAAGGGGAAGAGAAGCTTTCCAAAAACGGTTGGGGATTCATCGATCGAATTCTCACACACGCGAACGACATCTGCCTGATGCTGAATGCCAGCGTGAATGCATATCGCCGTCTCGATCCTCACTTCGAGGCGCCTAACCAAATCAAAGCATCGCCTGTGGATCGTGGCTCGATGATCCGCATTCCCATCGGCAACGAAAAGACCTCGCGCGTGGAAGTCCGGTCTGTCGGTCCGGATGCGAATCCATACATGGTGATGTACTCGGTGTTCCGTACAGGTCTCGAAGGTGATGTATCGAAGATCAAGAACTTGCGCCAAGCGGAGCGTTATTTGCCGGATAACATTTACACCGCAATTGATAATTTCCTCGGCGCAGAATGGACGACGAAAATGTTGGGCGCCGACGTGAAGGGGCGTTACGCAGACTTAAAGAAAGCGTCAGCCGATCGATGCCCTCGCCTGCTGGGAACATTCGTCAAGACGCCGGAAGTTCAGTATCACCACGATGTCTACAATCAGTACCTCTGGAATTTGTTCTAG
- the lnt gene encoding apolipoprotein N-acyltransferase produces the protein MRPSPRTGWLLALLSAILQILCFPSPSFYFLCWIALAPLLVALIDRRYSPTMLRGVLLAYCSGVIWYAGTCYWIFHVMHVYGGLSEPVAVGVLILFCLYLALYHALFGLLLGLLTRSRSFANGRVLILVPVLWVGVELARAHITSFPWDLLGYAQVNNVPLTRIAAVTGVYGLSFVVALVNTIFALGFLLPQERRLGVALVALLGAVALQSGAAVPYPPVHPDHIADLVQVNLPILQTNWAPAFYDQTIAQLVQLSSEAAKAMPQDSNSRLIVWPESPAPFFTSDPKFRHWMFALAQDSRAYLIIGSLGVSPGNKRDNSEVFNSAQLIEPDGSMGARYDKIHLVPFGEFVPFRRLLSFAESLTHDIGDLSRGNERNSLNVDDHRVGTFICYESIFPDEVRRFAQNGAELFVNLSDDGWYGDYGAPGQHLNMARMRAIENGRWLLRATNDGITVSISPLGELVATAPRNVRTVLQAPYGFESGTTFYTRHGDWFAHACAIISVLALIMAALSGRLPQRLRQ, from the coding sequence ATGCGACCATCTCCTCGGACCGGATGGCTGCTGGCACTCCTCTCTGCGATCCTGCAGATACTCTGCTTTCCATCGCCGAGTTTCTATTTCCTCTGCTGGATTGCGCTAGCCCCTCTGCTGGTCGCCCTAATTGATCGGCGCTACTCACCGACTATGCTTCGCGGCGTACTACTCGCGTATTGCAGCGGGGTGATCTGGTACGCAGGCACCTGCTACTGGATCTTTCACGTCATGCATGTATACGGCGGCTTGTCTGAGCCTGTGGCCGTCGGGGTGCTCATTTTGTTCTGTCTGTATCTCGCGTTGTATCACGCCCTTTTCGGACTTCTACTTGGGCTGCTCACGCGAAGCCGCTCCTTCGCCAATGGTCGCGTGTTGATTTTGGTCCCAGTGCTATGGGTTGGAGTTGAACTGGCTCGTGCTCATATCACGAGCTTTCCCTGGGATCTGCTCGGATACGCGCAGGTCAACAACGTTCCGCTGACGCGCATTGCGGCCGTCACAGGTGTGTACGGACTCTCGTTCGTTGTTGCTCTGGTAAACACGATCTTTGCACTCGGATTTCTGCTGCCGCAAGAACGACGCCTGGGCGTTGCCCTTGTCGCTTTGCTTGGAGCAGTCGCCCTTCAGTCTGGCGCGGCAGTGCCGTATCCGCCGGTACATCCAGACCATATTGCCGATCTCGTGCAGGTAAACCTTCCTATCCTGCAGACCAATTGGGCTCCTGCCTTTTATGACCAAACCATTGCGCAGCTAGTTCAACTGAGTAGCGAGGCTGCAAAAGCGATGCCTCAAGATTCAAATTCGCGTTTGATTGTTTGGCCGGAGTCTCCCGCTCCCTTCTTTACCAGTGATCCAAAATTTCGACACTGGATGTTCGCGCTGGCGCAAGACTCGCGCGCTTACCTGATCATCGGCAGCCTTGGCGTGAGCCCCGGAAACAAACGAGACAATTCTGAAGTGTTTAATTCTGCGCAGTTGATCGAGCCCGACGGCAGCATGGGCGCGCGTTACGACAAAATCCATCTGGTTCCGTTCGGGGAGTTTGTTCCATTTCGGCGCCTGTTGAGTTTTGCCGAATCTTTAACACATGATATCGGGGACCTCTCGCGTGGAAATGAGCGCAATTCCCTGAACGTCGATGATCATAGAGTCGGCACGTTCATTTGCTACGAATCGATTTTTCCTGATGAAGTGCGCAGGTTCGCGCAAAATGGCGCCGAGCTGTTCGTCAACCTTTCCGATGATGGCTGGTATGGCGACTACGGCGCGCCAGGTCAGCACCTCAACATGGCGCGGATGAGAGCGATCGAGAATGGACGCTGGCTGCTTCGCGCCACCAACGACGGAATCACGGTTTCGATCAGCCCACTAGGGGAGCTGGTCGCTACGGCTCCACGCAACGTGCGAACTGTCCTGCAGGCGCCTTACGGCTTCGAATCGGGAACCACTTTCTACACTCGGCATGGGGACTGGTTCGCGCATGCCTGTGCGATAATTTCAGTACTGGCTCTGATCATGGCCGCGCTCAGCGGACGTTTGCCACAACGGCTTCGCCAGTGA
- the prfB gene encoding peptide chain release factor 2 (programmed frameshift), which translates to MVEELEREYAAVRAKAHDLREYLDAPRLREQLAEVEKKASDPNFWSNQELSQQAMRERKRIEAALANENDLTRRTQDIEAYFELAREGENVDGDLRREINNLREVVDKLETQTLLAGENDARNAIVTIHPGAGGTESQDWAEMLMRMYLRWAERQGFEAVLNDYQAGEEAGIKSATFTVNGDYAFGLLTGEIGVHRLVRISPFDQAKRRHTSFASVFVSPEIDESIQIDIKETDLKIDTYRSGGAGGQHVNTTDSAVRLTHIPTGIVVSCQNERSQHKNRDRAMKILRSKLYEYELEKKRAETKKLEDSKLDIDFGSQIRSYVLAPYQLVKDHRSKVEVGDPSRVLDGDLAPFIRGYLLMRREAGVS; encoded by the exons ATGGTTGAAGAACTGGAACGCGAATACGCGGCCGTCCGCGCGAAGGCCCATGATCTGCGGGAGTATCTT GACGCGCCTCGACTGCGCGAGCAGCTCGCCGAAGTAGAAAAAAAAGCCTCCGATCCCAACTTCTGGTCAAATCAGGAACTCTCGCAACAAGCCATGCGCGAACGTAAGCGCATCGAAGCCGCGCTGGCGAACGAGAACGATCTAACCCGTCGCACGCAGGATATCGAAGCTTATTTCGAACTGGCGCGCGAAGGCGAGAACGTCGACGGCGATCTCCGCCGAGAAATCAACAATCTGCGGGAAGTTGTCGACAAGTTGGAGACGCAGACGCTGCTGGCCGGAGAAAACGACGCGCGCAACGCGATCGTAACAATCCATCCTGGCGCGGGCGGCACGGAATCGCAGGATTGGGCGGAGATGCTCATGCGCATGTACCTGCGATGGGCGGAGCGTCAGGGATTTGAAGCCGTCCTGAACGACTACCAGGCGGGCGAAGAAGCCGGCATTAAATCAGCGACGTTCACCGTGAACGGCGATTACGCCTTTGGATTACTCACCGGCGAAATTGGAGTACATCGTCTCGTGCGCATCTCTCCGTTCGATCAGGCGAAGCGGCGTCACACCTCCTTCGCCAGCGTCTTTGTCTCTCCGGAGATCGACGAATCGATTCAGATCGACATCAAAGAAACCGATCTCAAGATCGACACGTACCGCTCGGGCGGTGCGGGCGGCCAGCACGTGAATACTACTGATTCCGCCGTGCGCCTCACCCACATTCCAACCGGCATCGTCGTGAGCTGTCAGAACGAGCGCTCGCAGCACAAGAACCGCGACCGCGCCATGAAGATTCTGCGTTCAAAGCTGTACGAATACGAGTTGGAGAAGAAACGGGCTGAAACCAAGAAGCTGGAAGACTCCAAGCTCGATATTGATTTCGGATCCCAGATTCGCTCCTACGTGCTTGCCCCATATCAGCTCGTCAAGGACCATCGTTCCAAAGTGGAAGTCGGTGATCCCAGCCGAGTGCTCGATGGAGATTTGGCCCCCTTCATTCGCGGATACCTTCTCATGCGCCGTGAAGCAGGCGTCTCCTAA
- a CDS encoding CoA-binding protein, producing MKPIVSDEIGELLGRVKTIAVVGLSSDPMRPSFGVSQYMQRKGYRIIPVNPNESSVLGEKAYSTLSEVPEKIDVVDVFRRPEFVPEIVEETIRSKIPALWLQEGIIHETAAKRARDAGITVVMNRCILKEHRARNL from the coding sequence ATGAAGCCGATCGTCAGCGATGAAATAGGCGAACTGCTTGGTCGGGTGAAGACGATTGCAGTAGTCGGTTTATCTTCCGATCCGATGCGGCCGAGTTTTGGCGTTTCGCAGTACATGCAGCGCAAGGGTTACCGCATCATTCCGGTGAATCCGAACGAGAGTTCCGTTTTGGGAGAGAAGGCTTATTCCACCCTGTCCGAGGTGCCCGAGAAGATTGATGTCGTAGACGTGTTTCGGCGGCCCGAGTTCGTTCCCGAGATCGTGGAAGAAACAATTCGCTCGAAAATTCCTGCCTTGTGGCTGCAGGAGGGAATAATCCATGAAACCGCGGCCAAACGTGCGCGAGATGCAGGAATTACCGTCGTGATGAATCGCTGCATTCTCAAAGAGCACCGCGCCAGAAATCTGTAA
- a CDS encoding transketolase gives MAYSQDLLDSLHNIATQLRIDSIRATTAAGSGHPTSCMSAAEIMACLFFSVMNFDPQDPHNPANDKFVLSKGHAAPVLYSTWAELGFIKREHLLTLRRIDSDLEGHPTPVLKFVSVPTGSLGQGICVALGMALDARVDGSNFRAYALLGDGENAEGSVWEAAELADHHKVDNLCAIVDVNRLGQSQPTMLQHHLDIYKQRWAAFGWNALVVDGHDPKQLLEAFDNAKQTKGRPTVVLARTFKGKGVSFLEDKDGWHGKPLKQEEADKAIAELEKQFVKSSVPAPKPSKPTGKPKQYGAYKHVPSPQYELGKEIATREACGHSLEQVGKINENVVCTDGDVENSTYTEFFQKVAPKRFFEGYIAEQNMVGMSMGFAALGKIAFTSTFACFLTRAADFIRLAGLAHLNVKFIGTHVGVSIGEDGSSQMGLEDMSLFRAMAESVVLYPSDAVSAWYAVDLAASHHGIFYIRSGRPKQPVIYKNDEEFEIGKAKVLRQSKDDAVTVVAGGITLTEALKAYDELKRQGIPIRVIDLFSVRPVDTDALLKAAAATNNTIITVEDHYAAGGIGDAVAEAVGPEGVRVHRLAVREVPHSGKADELLAKYKINWQAIVEEVHAVAPAAVR, from the coding sequence GTGGCTTACTCGCAAGATCTGCTCGACTCTCTTCACAATATCGCAACGCAACTCCGAATTGACTCGATCCGTGCGACGACCGCCGCCGGCAGCGGACATCCCACCAGCTGCATGTCTGCCGCTGAGATCATGGCGTGCCTTTTCTTCTCGGTGATGAATTTCGATCCGCAAGATCCCCACAATCCCGCCAACGACAAATTCGTACTCTCGAAAGGTCATGCTGCCCCAGTTCTTTATTCCACCTGGGCAGAGCTGGGATTCATCAAGCGCGAGCATCTGCTTACGCTGCGGAGAATCGATTCCGATTTGGAAGGCCATCCGACTCCGGTTCTGAAGTTCGTCTCTGTTCCGACAGGTTCTCTAGGGCAAGGAATTTGCGTCGCGCTCGGCATGGCGCTGGATGCGCGAGTCGATGGATCAAATTTTCGCGCGTACGCCTTGCTCGGCGATGGCGAGAACGCCGAAGGCTCGGTCTGGGAAGCGGCGGAACTGGCGGACCATCACAAGGTCGACAATCTCTGCGCGATTGTGGACGTGAATCGTCTCGGCCAAAGCCAACCAACCATGCTTCAGCATCACCTCGACATTTATAAGCAGCGTTGGGCGGCATTTGGTTGGAATGCACTGGTCGTAGACGGCCACGATCCGAAACAACTGCTCGAAGCGTTCGACAACGCGAAGCAGACCAAAGGTCGGCCCACTGTAGTCCTGGCACGCACTTTTAAAGGTAAGGGCGTTTCTTTCCTGGAAGACAAAGATGGCTGGCACGGCAAGCCACTGAAGCAAGAAGAAGCTGACAAAGCAATTGCTGAGCTCGAGAAGCAGTTCGTCAAATCGAGTGTGCCCGCGCCGAAACCGTCTAAGCCGACCGGCAAACCAAAGCAATACGGTGCCTATAAGCATGTTCCTTCTCCTCAATATGAGCTTGGGAAGGAAATCGCCACGCGCGAGGCCTGCGGACATTCACTGGAGCAGGTGGGCAAGATTAATGAAAACGTCGTCTGTACCGATGGCGACGTTGAGAACTCCACATACACCGAGTTCTTCCAGAAGGTCGCTCCGAAGCGCTTTTTCGAGGGTTACATCGCCGAGCAGAACATGGTCGGCATGTCGATGGGCTTTGCCGCTTTGGGAAAAATCGCGTTCACTTCGACCTTCGCCTGCTTCCTTACCCGCGCAGCAGATTTCATTCGTTTGGCCGGCCTCGCTCATCTGAATGTGAAATTCATTGGCACGCACGTAGGAGTGTCGATCGGCGAAGACGGATCATCGCAGATGGGACTCGAAGACATGAGCCTTTTCCGCGCAATGGCGGAATCCGTTGTTCTCTATCCGAGCGATGCCGTAAGCGCCTGGTACGCCGTCGATCTTGCTGCGTCTCACCATGGAATCTTCTACATTCGCAGCGGAAGACCCAAGCAGCCCGTGATCTATAAGAACGACGAGGAGTTCGAAATTGGGAAAGCCAAAGTGTTGCGCCAGAGCAAGGATGATGCAGTCACCGTCGTCGCTGGCGGTATTACTCTGACAGAGGCATTGAAGGCCTATGACGAACTGAAGAGGCAAGGCATTCCAATCCGGGTGATCGATCTTTTCAGCGTTCGTCCCGTGGATACGGACGCGCTTCTAAAAGCGGCAGCAGCAACCAACAACACCATCATTACAGTTGAAGATCACTATGCGGCCGGGGGCATCGGCGATGCCGTAGCTGAGGCAGTTGGACCAGAAGGAGTGAGGGTGCATCGTCTGGCGGTGCGCGAGGTTCCTCACAGCGGTAAAGCGGACGAGTTGCTGGCTAAATACAAGATCAACTGGCAGGCAATTGTCGAAGAAGTGCACGCCGTAGCTCCGGCTGCCGTGCGCTGA
- a CDS encoding HAD-IA family hydrolase: protein MLTCSAILFDLDGVLVDSTPAVERVWRKWAEDHNIDPDYVMQWAHGRRSIETIRRVAPYMDAAKENVNVERREIEDLEGVTKIEGASELLASIPPDRWTIVTSATRPLAEARMNYVGLPLPKDAITAELVERGKPHPEPFLKGAQLLGLPPGECLVVEDTAAGIAAAKTAGMMAIGLTTTYPAHDLREADVVVRSCADIRVEVREGQEDELKLQLYFEYSPAEI from the coding sequence ATGCTCACCTGCAGCGCAATTTTGTTCGATTTAGACGGTGTTCTCGTGGACTCCACGCCTGCAGTCGAGCGGGTCTGGCGCAAGTGGGCCGAGGACCACAACATCGATCCCGACTACGTGATGCAGTGGGCACACGGCCGACGCTCCATCGAAACGATTCGCCGCGTGGCTCCGTACATGGACGCCGCCAAAGAGAACGTCAACGTGGAGCGCCGAGAGATCGAAGATCTTGAAGGTGTGACCAAGATCGAGGGGGCATCGGAACTGCTAGCCTCAATCCCTCCAGACCGTTGGACGATTGTGACCTCGGCAACACGTCCACTCGCCGAAGCACGCATGAACTACGTAGGTCTGCCGCTTCCCAAGGATGCGATCACAGCGGAACTCGTCGAACGCGGAAAGCCACATCCAGAACCGTTTCTGAAGGGTGCGCAGTTGCTAGGTCTTCCTCCTGGCGAATGTCTCGTAGTCGAAGACACTGCAGCAGGCATTGCTGCTGCCAAAACGGCCGGCATGATGGCCATTGGCCTCACGACTACCTATCCCGCTCACGATCTCCGAGAAGCCGATGTGGTGGTTCGCTCCTGCGCTGACATCCGAGTCGAAGTAAGAGAAGGCCAGGAAGACGAACTCAAGCTCCAGCTCTATTTCGAGTACTCCCCTGCAGAAATCTAG